The region ttttctttttttttttttgcaaaatattaaaatcatcttaagcagatttatatttttatcacatattgTGATAACTgccattttgaaataaatttattagtttgTGTCACatacatttgtattattaaaaattatgcaaattttaaaagcagaggaaagatattttaactGTTCCcactacaaaatatttaaatttaaaagtcagAAACGAAATTCATATTGTTAAGTATCCTAATGGCGTCGTCATCAAGATCGGTGGATCTTTTCCTTTTACCGAGAAAAACCGCAGCAGCGGTTGTAGTAGTCATAGGggtattcatatttttaaagagaagctGCAAAGATTGCAATTGTCAATAACATGCcccaaagaaaagagagatacaTTTATAGCGAAGtcctatttaaaatatcctaGAAGAAAGaacaatatcgaaaaaaaagaaataattcttacCATAACTAATCGAACAAGATAAACTGCGAATGTAAGGAACGATATAGCGAGCAGTGCGCCTTCTATTGAAGGAAATCCTATAGAATGTTCATCGTGACCGTCATAGCCATGCCCATGATAATCCGCACCTCTTACTTTTCGACTTGACGACATAGTAGCGGTGAGACGAGATTCTGTCgaggaataaaaatgtaagagctttcaaaaaaatcatgCCACTTGACGATATATGTCaggagtataaaatattttacctaTTTCCGACATTAATGTCTTTTCGAACATTTTGAGAAAGTGAAGTTTCCCTTCAAACGATACTGGCTGTGATTTCAAAGTACTATGAACATTCTTAAGTATGTCTATGggcaaatattgaaatataccaTCGTCTTTTTTCAGCGTGTAGTTGTAATATTTATCCCGTATCATTTCTTGTTTGTGCGTAGTAGTAATCGGCGATTGAGttgtaaatgtattaaatgttGTATCCTTTGTCGATGAAATTGtactatatttgttatttaattta is a window of Cataglyphis hispanica isolate Lineage 1 chromosome 4, ULB_Chis1_1.0, whole genome shotgun sequence DNA encoding:
- the LOC126848763 gene encoding LOW QUALITY PROTEIN: uncharacterized protein LOC126848763 (The sequence of the model RefSeq protein was modified relative to this genomic sequence to represent the inferred CDS: substituted 2 bases at 2 genomic stop codons) — translated: MFARNTFCTLCSIIFFFNINLAEWVDMPQFSDESKIYRIPFVQHDQFYKFTRRGDINFPGDQRNSNQTYGGYPIKPTYAMDDKKIEIKKINSVTMSTTLSNLLPEQIAENFTEISKHRAPTKTDDISVTENKLNNKYSTISSTKDTTFNTFTTQSPITTTHKQEMIRDKYYNYTLKKDDGIFQYLPIDILKNVHSTLKSQPVSFEGKLHFLKMFEKTLMSEIGKIFYTPDIYRQVAXFFXKLLHFYSSTESRLTATMSSSRKVRGADYHGHGYDGHDEHSIGFPSIEGALLAISFLTFAVYLVRLVMLLFKNMNTPMTTTTAAAVFLGKRKRSTDLDDDAIRILNNMNFVSDF